The DNA region ATGGAGTATGTCCGAAGAACACTTGGTTTTCGAACTCGGATTCTGGATGATAGGGATCTCAGACTGGTATGCATTACATACTAGTTTATCCATTTTTATGGATGGAGGTCACTGAAATTGTTATTTTCCTATGATATGAAGGTCACTGAAGTTGTTGGGGGCACAATACGCTGGAGAAGATACCTTGATCATTTAATTCTTTCATGTTGTCGCGATGACAACACATTCAGAAGCATGGAACCTCTTCTGTTACAGGTCAAATATTGCATTTAAGATGATTTTCTGCAATCTTTATCAATTGTCTGTGTCTGTATTATTCTGTTCTAGATTCTTCGGATTGGTTTCTATGAGATTGTCAAGTTAGATATGCCTGCCTATGCTGTTGTAGATGAGGTAATTTTCTAATGTTTCCCTTCATTATGAACCCTAACCTAAATTGTATTAACTCTCACGGTCTCTAAACAGAATGTAAGACTTGCCAAGGTTGCTCTTAGGATTGGTGCTGGTAACATGGTGAATGCTATTCTACGAAAATTAGTTTCACTTAAGGTACTTTTtttgagaagaagaaaaaaaattgtttcattcATTGCCAAGCAAATGCATGATCAAGCGATTCTGCAGGAAAGTAACTCACTTCCATTGCCAAATATAGAAGGAGATGAGCGTCAACAAGCACGTGCTCTTGCAACAATTTATTCACATCCAGTTGTATGCTCATAACAATCACTACACTCATTTATAATATCATTCTTTCAAACGATTTTTTCCTCCTCTTGTTgtttatatttgtgtttttggTAGTGGATGGTTAGACGATGGATAAAGTATCTTGGACGCGATGAAACAGTGAAGCTGATGGTGTGGAACAATAGTAACCCCAGCTTCAGCTTGAGGTTCATACGCCAACAATTATTACTTTACTACGAAAATACATTTAGttcttatttttctaaaatctctATCTCAGGGCAAACAGCAGAAAGGGTTTCACAAGAGCTGATCTAGTGAAGCGCCTTGAAACGATAaaggtaattttttttgttcatttgtTAACTTCAAATGTATATCAATTTTGTTTGGTTGTTGCATTAGGTCCACTTGAACCTTCTCATTACCTTTATTTTCCTCTTGTTACTATTCAGGTTGAACATGAACTATCTCCTCATCTGTCGGATTTTGTTCGAATAAAAAATGGGATGCAGGTAAAGGAAAAGCAAAATAGAGTTGTTTCTAGCTTTCTCTCTACATTTCTTTATTGGGAAATTTCATAATTATCAAGCTTTATCCATCAGACTGTTAAGCAAGCTGGATTGCTTAGAGAAGGTTTATGCTCAGTCCAAGATGAGAGCGCAGGTTATTCTGAATCCTCACTCAATTGAACTTTCAAATGGCTAAAAGAATGACTTATTTTACCAGCTTCCCCTTCACAATGCTAACTTCCATTATTTCTGCCACATACAGTTTCTATGATGTGAGGTTTCACTTTAAAGAGATAAAATACCCGCCATTATTTGATGCCAGATTTGGTTTCAAATAATGTTCGGTGTgttatttaattcttttattgTGAAACACcacaacataaaaaattatcacGGTGGTGGGTTATGTCACGTGTATGTAGTTAGATAGTTAATAGTTTAATTAGTATTAATAGTAGTTAATATGATATGAAGTTAGTATAGATGCAATGTAATCAATTGGGATATTGGACAATGATGATGAATTAGTGTAGTGGCATCTAGTCCTTGTAAAGTATATTATCTCAATTCTTGATCCAATTTCTTATCCTCATCTCTTTCATTCGGCACACTATAAACTTATGTGGCAGAAACAAAAAGAACTTATGGGcatttgaacttttttttccTTGATATATGTGTGTGCTAGAACAAAGAACTACAAATCCAATCTGACACCTTAAAACCTATGATGAATGAAATGAATACTTTGATCTTGACACATGATCTGTCAAAGAAAGGATCATTTTCAACTGGTCAAAAATCTATTACTTTGTCTTTATGCATGCTGGTAAGATAGTTGGACAAGTATGTGTGTGATTTTTAAATCTTGAGCTTTTAGAAATGCATTACAGGTTTAGTAGTTTCTATTGTGGATCCACAACCTGGTGACAGCATTGTTGATTGTTGTGCTGCTCCTGGTGGAAAGACTCTATTCATGGCATCATGCTTACGTGGTCAAGGTAAATCTTACAAGATTGAACCTTATGATCAATAAATATAATCCAAAGagaaa from Impatiens glandulifera chromosome 5, dImpGla2.1, whole genome shotgun sequence includes:
- the LOC124937618 gene encoding probable ribosomal RNA small subunit methyltransferase B isoform X1; amino-acid sequence: MAYIFSFRLITSREVIKAYIFSSSSSKPPKLLDNNNNTSHHPNSATFTPEKGPRKLNLEISPHRAVSAVRLMRVEMGGAFADLLNEQGKGSGENEMEYVRRTLGFRTRILDDRDLRLVTEVVGGTIRWRRYLDHLILSCCRDDNTFRSMEPLLLQILRIGFYEIVKLDMPAYAVVDENVRLAKVALRIGAGNMVNAILRKLVSLKESNSLPLPNIEGDERQQARALATIYSHPVWMVRRWIKYLGRDETVKLMVWNNSNPSFSLRANSRKGFTRADLVKRLETIKVEHELSPHLSDFVRIKNGMQTVKQAGLLREGLCSVQDESAGLVVSIVDPQPGDSIVDCCAAPGGKTLFMASCLRGQGKINAIDINKGRLRILEETAVLQQVDDVITTIHADIRTFADNNEVKFDKVLLDVPCSGLGVLSKRADLRWNRKLEDMELLKDLQDELLDAASTLVKSGGVLVYSTCSVDPEENEERVNTFLLRHREFSIEPVERFVGKEFVGEDGFYFSNPLVHSLDGAFAARLVRS
- the LOC124937618 gene encoding probable ribosomal RNA small subunit methyltransferase B isoform X2 codes for the protein MAYIFSFRLITSREVIKAYIFSSSSSKPPKLLDNNNNTSHHPNSATFTPEKGPRKLNLEISPHRAVSAVRLMRVEMGGAFADLLNEQGKGSGENEMEYVRRTLGFRTRILDDRDLRLVTEVVGGTIRWRRYLDHLILSCCRDDNTFRSMEPLLLQILRIGFYEIVKLDMPAYAVVDENVRLAKVALRIGAGNMVNAILRKLVSLKESNSLPLPNIEGDERQQARALATIYSHPVWMVRRWIKYLGRDETVKLMVWNNSNPSFSLRANSRKGFTRADLVKRLETIKVEHELSPHLSDFVRIKNGMQTVKQAGLLREGLCSVQDESAGLVVSIVDPQPGDSIVDCCAAPGGKTLFMASCLRGQGKINAIDINKGRLRILEETAVLQQVDDVITTIHADIRTFADNNEVKFDKVLLDVPCSGLGVLSKKIRGYGTA